One window of the Endomicrobium proavitum genome contains the following:
- the coaE gene encoding dephospho-CoA kinase (Dephospho-CoA kinase (CoaE) performs the final step in coenzyme A biosynthesis.): MIIGLTGTIASGKSESAKIFANLGAYCIDADKISRKLSAKGTPALKEISKTFGKEVLKKDGTLNRKKLAGIIFANKAAKNKLEKILHAKIIAEIKAIAFKKVKTRIVVINAPLLFETGLNKICDITAVVWSPCDVLEKRLAKRDGLNKKQIYERIASQLSFEKKAEKADFIIDNCGAKAQLVKNVAALYFLLTKIKQ; the protein is encoded by the coding sequence ATGATTATAGGTTTAACCGGAACAATTGCGTCGGGCAAAAGCGAAAGCGCAAAAATTTTTGCAAACCTTGGCGCTTACTGCATAGACGCGGATAAAATATCGCGCAAACTTTCCGCAAAAGGAACGCCGGCTTTAAAAGAAATCTCAAAAACTTTCGGCAAAGAAGTTTTGAAAAAAGACGGAACGCTTAATAGGAAAAAACTTGCAGGTATAATTTTTGCAAATAAAGCGGCAAAAAATAAATTGGAAAAAATTCTTCACGCAAAAATAATCGCCGAAATAAAAGCGATTGCTTTCAAAAAAGTTAAAACGCGTATTGTTGTTATAAACGCGCCCCTTCTTTTTGAGACGGGTTTAAATAAAATATGCGATATAACCGCGGTAGTTTGGTCTCCCTGCGATGTTTTGGAAAAACGTCTTGCCAAAAGAGACGGGTTAAACAAAAAACAAATCTATGAAAGAATTGCATCGCAGCTTTCTTTTGAAAAAAAAGCCGAAAAAGCGGATTTTATTATAGACAACTGCGGCGCAAAAGCGCAGCTGGTAAAAAACGTAGCGGCGCTGTATTTCCTCTTGACAAAAATTAAACAATAG